A stretch of Aeromicrobium tamlense DNA encodes these proteins:
- a CDS encoding alkyl/aryl-sulfatase, with the protein MADETPYPFEDTQDFDDARRGHIASLEPGTITNEDGEVVWDCDAYQFLDADAPATANPSLWRQSQLVAMKGLFEVTDGIYQVRGFDLSNITFVEGDSGVIVIDPLISTETAAAALKIYREHRGERDVVAVIYTHCHVDHFGGVKGVTTQEAVDAGEVEVIAPVGFMEPAIAENLYAGTAMGRRAGYMYGAALPRHAGGGIGAGLGQTTSTGTVSLIAPTTEITETGQELTVDGVRIVFQLAPGTEAPAEMHFHFPQRRALCIAENATHTLHNILTIRGAVVRDPNAWAHYLNEARELFGDDSDVVFASHHWPTWGNERVVRFLETHRDLYAYLHGQTLRLLNQGLTGIEIAESFPMPPGLEREWSTHGYYGSVSHNVKAIYQRYMGWYDGNPTRLWQHPPQEAATRYVEFMGGADAVVSKARSSQESGDLRWAAQVLDHVVFADPDHQGAKELLADVLEQLGYQAENGTWRSAFLSGAMELRHGNFGTPTKTASADIMANLTPELFFDALAVKVDGPAAWDLDISLRWDFPDHGSSHRTSLRHGAFTYGKPRAGETVTVLTVPKPALSRLAVGDVDGAREAGLQVDGDVESLVQLFDVLQAPDPGFNIILP; encoded by the coding sequence ATGGCTGACGAGACCCCCTACCCGTTCGAGGACACCCAGGACTTCGACGATGCACGACGGGGCCACATCGCCTCGCTCGAGCCCGGAACGATCACTAACGAGGACGGCGAGGTCGTGTGGGACTGCGACGCGTACCAGTTCCTGGACGCCGATGCTCCCGCCACCGCCAATCCGAGTCTGTGGCGCCAGTCCCAGCTGGTGGCCATGAAGGGGCTCTTCGAGGTGACCGACGGCATCTACCAGGTGCGAGGCTTCGACCTCTCCAACATCACCTTCGTCGAAGGCGACTCCGGCGTCATCGTCATCGACCCGTTGATCAGCACCGAGACCGCAGCCGCGGCCCTCAAGATCTACCGAGAGCATCGAGGTGAGCGCGACGTCGTGGCCGTCATCTACACCCACTGCCACGTGGACCACTTCGGAGGCGTCAAGGGAGTCACCACGCAGGAGGCGGTCGATGCCGGCGAGGTGGAGGTGATCGCGCCGGTCGGGTTCATGGAGCCCGCCATCGCCGAGAATCTCTACGCCGGCACGGCGATGGGGCGCCGTGCCGGGTACATGTACGGCGCCGCTCTCCCCCGGCATGCCGGCGGAGGGATCGGAGCCGGGCTCGGACAGACGACGTCGACGGGCACCGTCTCGCTCATTGCGCCCACGACCGAGATCACCGAGACGGGGCAGGAGCTGACGGTCGACGGCGTCAGGATCGTGTTCCAGCTGGCGCCCGGGACCGAGGCTCCCGCCGAGATGCACTTCCACTTCCCCCAGCGCCGCGCGCTGTGCATCGCGGAGAACGCCACGCACACCCTGCACAACATCCTGACCATTCGGGGGGCCGTGGTCCGCGATCCGAATGCGTGGGCGCACTACCTCAACGAGGCGCGCGAGCTGTTCGGCGACGACTCCGACGTCGTCTTCGCGTCACACCACTGGCCGACCTGGGGCAACGAACGCGTCGTGAGGTTCCTCGAGACGCATCGCGACCTCTACGCGTATCTGCACGGGCAGACCCTGCGCCTGCTCAACCAGGGCCTCACCGGAATCGAGATCGCAGAGAGTTTCCCGATGCCACCCGGGCTCGAGCGCGAATGGAGCACGCACGGCTACTACGGCAGCGTGAGCCACAACGTGAAGGCGATCTACCAGCGCTACATGGGCTGGTACGACGGCAACCCGACTCGACTGTGGCAGCACCCGCCCCAGGAGGCGGCGACACGCTACGTCGAGTTCATGGGCGGCGCGGACGCCGTGGTGAGCAAGGCTCGCTCCTCCCAGGAGTCCGGAGATCTGCGCTGGGCGGCGCAGGTCCTCGATCACGTCGTCTTCGCCGACCCCGACCACCAGGGCGCGAAGGAGCTCCTCGCGGACGTGCTAGAGCAGTTGGGCTACCAAGCGGAGAACGGCACGTGGCGCAGTGCCTTCCTCTCCGGGGCGATGGAACTGCGCCACGGCAACTTCGGGACGCCCACGAAGACCGCGTCCGCCGACATCATGGCGAACCTGACGCCGGAGCTCTTCTTCGATGCCCTCGCCGTCAAGGTCGACGGTCCCGCAGCGTGGGATCTCGACATCTCCCTGCGCTGGGACTTCCCGGACCACGGATCGAGCCATCGGACCTCGCTGCGGCATGGCGCATTCACCTACGGCAAGCCACGAGCGGGCGAGACGGTGACCGTGCTGACCGTCCCCAAGCCCGCGCTCTCCCGGCTGGCTGTCGGCGATGTGGACGGCGCGCGCGAGGCGGGGCTCCAGGTCGACGGAGACGTCGAGTCGCTCGTCCAGCTCTTCGATGTGCTTCAGGCGCCCGATCCGGGATTCAACATCATTCTGCCCTGA
- a CDS encoding SulP family inorganic anion transporter produces MRERAGVLLFPSLRGYRKAWLRKDLVAALTVWAVLVPESLAYATIAGVSPVVGLYAAVPALALYAAFGSSRHLVVASMSGTAALSASVVAGAAPADADAYAALTVGLALVVGLLGIVAGLCRLGFLSAFISEPVLKGFIIGLALTIIVGQVPALIGVDKPSGSFVEKTWGLLGELGDVHGPTLAIGAAALALILGLRRFVPRVPGSLVAVLLGILAVTAFDLQERGIEIVGHIDAGLPTVGLPDMGWGEYLGLVGPAVGVLLIGFAEGLGAAKTYAAREHYEIDANRELIGMGAANLGSGLVNGMVVNGSLSKTAVNGAAGAKSQVSTIIVSGLTVITLLLLTGLFENLPEAVLAAVVIAAVIDLVDFAALKRLWRVWTQPLGDIYRRAARIDFIAAVGTMVGVLLFDTLPGLFIGIALSVLTLLYRASRPHVPVLAREDRGGDALWLDAERHPSLDTDPTVLVVRVEGGLFFANTDFVRDRIRGLLLPETQLVVIDAETTPFIDVSGASMLVELRDELALRGIRLRLAGQTGQVRDIIRTSRTGQPVFSVHATVDDAVRAE; encoded by the coding sequence ATGAGAGAACGGGCGGGCGTTCTCCTGTTCCCTTCGTTGCGCGGCTACCGCAAGGCATGGTTGCGCAAGGATCTGGTAGCGGCCCTGACCGTCTGGGCCGTCCTGGTGCCCGAGTCCCTCGCCTACGCGACCATCGCCGGGGTGAGTCCCGTGGTCGGGCTCTACGCGGCTGTGCCCGCGCTGGCTCTGTATGCCGCCTTCGGCAGCTCTCGGCACCTGGTCGTCGCCTCCATGTCCGGAACGGCTGCGCTCTCGGCGAGCGTCGTCGCCGGTGCCGCGCCGGCCGATGCGGACGCCTACGCCGCGCTCACGGTGGGACTGGCCCTCGTCGTGGGGCTTCTCGGCATCGTCGCAGGCTTGTGTCGACTGGGGTTTCTCTCGGCGTTCATCTCCGAGCCGGTCCTCAAGGGCTTCATCATCGGACTGGCGCTGACGATCATCGTCGGTCAGGTGCCGGCTCTCATCGGTGTGGACAAGCCGTCCGGCAGCTTCGTCGAGAAGACCTGGGGGCTCCTCGGCGAGCTCGGTGACGTGCACGGACCCACTTTGGCCATCGGAGCCGCAGCCCTCGCGCTGATCCTCGGCCTTCGTCGGTTCGTCCCGAGGGTGCCGGGGTCGCTCGTGGCCGTGCTGCTGGGCATCCTCGCCGTGACCGCCTTCGACCTTCAGGAGCGGGGGATCGAGATCGTCGGCCACATCGATGCCGGTCTGCCGACGGTCGGGCTGCCCGACATGGGATGGGGCGAGTATCTGGGGCTGGTGGGCCCTGCGGTGGGCGTCCTGCTGATCGGATTCGCGGAAGGGCTGGGGGCGGCGAAGACGTACGCGGCCCGGGAGCACTACGAGATCGACGCCAACCGTGAGCTGATCGGCATGGGCGCCGCCAACCTCGGTTCAGGGCTGGTCAACGGAATGGTGGTCAACGGCAGTCTGTCCAAGACGGCGGTCAACGGGGCTGCCGGCGCGAAGTCGCAGGTCTCGACGATCATCGTCTCAGGGCTCACCGTGATCACCCTGCTCCTGCTCACCGGTCTGTTCGAGAACCTTCCCGAGGCGGTTCTCGCGGCGGTCGTGATCGCGGCAGTGATCGACCTCGTCGACTTCGCTGCGCTGAAGCGGCTCTGGCGTGTGTGGACTCAGCCACTGGGTGACATCTACCGACGCGCGGCGCGGATCGACTTCATCGCGGCCGTGGGGACGATGGTCGGAGTGCTGCTGTTCGACACCCTCCCGGGTCTGTTCATCGGCATCGCACTGTCGGTTCTCACGCTGTTGTACCGAGCCTCCAGGCCTCATGTGCCCGTCCTGGCTCGCGAGGATCGTGGCGGCGACGCCTTGTGGCTCGACGCGGAGCGCCATCCCTCGCTCGACACGGATCCGACCGTGCTCGTCGTCCGGGTCGAAGGCGGCCTGTTCTTCGCGAACACCGACTTCGTTCGAGACCGCATTCGAGGGCTCCTGCTGCCGGAGACCCAGCTCGTGGTCATCGATGCCGAGACGACGCCGTTCATCGACGTGAGCGGTGCGTCGATGCTCGTCGAGCTGCGTGACGAGCTCGCGCTTCGCGGGATTCGTCTGCGCCTGGCGGGACAGACTGGCCAGGTGCGCGACATCATCCGGACGTCGCGCACCGGCCAGCCCGTGTTCTCGGTCCACGCCACCGTGGACGACGCGGTCAGGGCAGAATGA
- a CDS encoding LuxR C-terminal-related transcriptional regulator translates to MPSSSGRGTPMGPIGREMTRRDRILRRLDAIMELPAFVVCAGAGSGKTLAVASWCRDRDDFDLAWQNVGSLSPGPASFWSELVATIADAVGEGPTLDNLSPVLAMNAPELVAERLKRWAASRTRPLVVVLDDFHAITDLALLEDLQRLISSAPPSLHFVMISRHDPPWPLHRMRLEGSIADLRGAELAFTSAEAEELFALVGLGIDAEDVADLVLRTGGWAAGLRLAALHLRLAANRDDALKSISGRSEYIADYLMREVYDELPESWRSFLTKISIVDRISADLARALGASAEAGALLEQLARSHTFVHEIGREPGWYRLHPLLLDFLRSRVTDRPQSQELHRLAARWFDDQGRPWTALLHALDASDHEFAGELIGRHVVTWSVLRPPRELERVLSALTPSELRSDVGLVIGLAAARAMAGRLDDVGELLAQAHSLVDLDTGRRRARYEFLLDVIDVGTARWRGDLVRLAGGLEQVPVDAATLSQLGLEDWPTMQALVINNTGAAQLWLGDLTAARDRLEQIARRDPGDSLELPVLNARAHLAYLEWTEGNLSEAAELASSVIERFAEAGLSDAVQAACAHLAMAGVALDRNQTALADSWLDTAEAALHEPHVQLAAIVLRARTLQAQGQGYEGGRIVRDTLADLGDSGLPTRLREQAEETAARLTAGVDASPSVSDHTTRHHLLEKIRNTAETGDLDAMEGALDLAAPHDFRLPFLQDDSLRGVLLRRVETGTAHPEFASELLSDIARVSSDSRKGQLRGHSQLTQTEATVLRYLATPMSTAEIAKALFVSVNTVKTHQRAIHQKFGVTTRRDAVAMARSNDLL, encoded by the coding sequence ATGCCGTCGAGCTCGGGTCGCGGAACACCGATGGGACCCATTGGCCGCGAGATGACTAGGCGGGATCGCATCCTGCGACGGCTCGACGCCATCATGGAACTGCCTGCATTCGTGGTCTGCGCCGGAGCGGGATCGGGCAAGACGCTCGCCGTGGCGTCCTGGTGCCGGGATCGGGATGATTTCGACCTCGCATGGCAGAACGTGGGGTCGCTCAGCCCGGGCCCAGCCAGCTTCTGGTCCGAGCTCGTCGCCACGATCGCCGACGCCGTCGGCGAAGGCCCGACGTTGGACAATCTCTCGCCGGTGCTGGCCATGAACGCTCCTGAGCTGGTCGCCGAGCGGCTCAAGAGATGGGCAGCCTCGAGAACCAGACCTCTTGTGGTCGTTCTCGACGACTTCCACGCGATCACCGACCTGGCGCTACTCGAGGATCTGCAGCGCCTCATCTCATCGGCGCCGCCATCGCTCCACTTCGTCATGATCTCCCGCCACGACCCACCATGGCCCCTGCACCGCATGCGCCTGGAGGGTTCGATAGCCGACCTGCGCGGAGCCGAGCTCGCATTCACGAGCGCCGAGGCCGAGGAGCTCTTCGCCCTCGTTGGGCTCGGCATCGATGCTGAGGACGTCGCCGATCTCGTTCTCCGCACCGGCGGATGGGCCGCAGGCCTGCGCCTGGCCGCGCTGCACCTGCGCCTAGCGGCCAACCGTGATGACGCGCTGAAGAGCATCTCGGGCCGTTCTGAGTACATCGCGGACTACCTGATGCGCGAGGTCTATGACGAATTGCCCGAGAGCTGGCGGTCCTTCCTGACCAAGATCAGCATTGTGGATCGCATCAGCGCCGATCTCGCGCGAGCGCTCGGCGCCTCGGCCGAGGCTGGCGCTCTTCTCGAACAGCTCGCGCGTTCGCACACGTTCGTCCACGAGATCGGACGTGAACCTGGCTGGTACCGCTTGCACCCGCTGCTCCTCGACTTCCTCCGTTCACGCGTCACGGACCGACCACAGAGTCAGGAACTTCATCGGTTGGCGGCGCGGTGGTTCGACGACCAGGGCCGTCCGTGGACTGCCCTCCTGCACGCACTCGACGCCTCGGACCACGAGTTCGCCGGCGAGCTGATCGGGCGCCATGTCGTGACCTGGTCGGTCCTGCGACCGCCGCGCGAGCTGGAACGCGTGCTCTCGGCTCTCACGCCGAGCGAGCTCCGGTCAGATGTTGGTCTGGTGATCGGCCTCGCCGCAGCCCGGGCCATGGCCGGACGACTCGATGACGTCGGAGAGCTCCTGGCTCAGGCGCATTCGCTCGTCGACTTGGACACCGGCCGTCGCCGGGCGCGGTACGAATTTCTCCTGGATGTCATCGACGTCGGTACTGCGCGTTGGAGAGGCGACCTGGTGCGCCTCGCCGGTGGGCTCGAACAGGTGCCAGTTGATGCCGCGACACTGAGCCAGCTCGGTCTGGAGGACTGGCCGACGATGCAGGCACTCGTCATCAACAACACCGGCGCGGCGCAATTGTGGCTCGGAGACTTGACTGCCGCGCGTGATCGCCTCGAGCAGATCGCTCGCCGCGACCCGGGCGACAGCCTCGAGCTACCGGTGCTGAACGCCAGGGCACATCTGGCCTACCTGGAATGGACGGAGGGCAACCTCAGCGAGGCCGCCGAACTCGCGTCCTCCGTCATCGAGAGGTTCGCCGAAGCGGGACTCAGCGACGCAGTGCAAGCGGCCTGTGCTCATCTGGCCATGGCAGGCGTCGCCCTGGACCGCAACCAGACCGCTCTCGCCGACAGCTGGCTCGATACGGCGGAGGCAGCTCTGCACGAGCCACACGTACAGCTCGCCGCCATAGTGCTGCGGGCTCGCACCCTTCAGGCACAAGGACAGGGGTATGAGGGTGGTCGCATCGTTCGAGACACGCTCGCCGACCTTGGAGACTCCGGGCTGCCGACCCGGTTGAGGGAGCAGGCCGAGGAGACGGCCGCGCGGCTAACTGCGGGCGTCGACGCCTCTCCGTCCGTGTCCGATCACACCACGCGACATCACCTCCTCGAGAAGATCCGCAATACCGCGGAGACCGGTGACCTGGACGCGATGGAAGGGGCGCTCGACCTCGCGGCGCCCCATGACTTCAGACTGCCGTTCCTCCAGGACGACTCCCTTCGAGGGGTCCTGCTTCGGCGAGTGGAGACAGGGACGGCACATCCGGAGTTCGCCTCCGAGCTCTTGTCGGACATCGCCCGCGTCTCATCGGATTCCCGCAAAGGACAACTTCGCGGGCACTCTCAACTCACCCAGACCGAGGCCACCGTGTTGCGGTACCTCGCGACCCCCATGAGCACCGCCGAGATCGCCAAGGCCCTCTTCGTCTCGGTCAACACCGTGAAGACTCACCAGCGTGCCATTCACCAGAAGTTCGGGGTGACCACGCGGCGGGACGCGGTGGCCATGGCCAGATCCAACGACTTGCTGTGA
- a CDS encoding GAP family protein, whose translation MNDVVGEVLPLAMGVAISPLPVIAAILMLLSPRARATSLGFLAGWLSGIIVAAGTFVLAASVLPGQDSTGSAPVAGTIKIALGALMLVLAARQWRSRPVPGEDARLPKWMSAIDAMNAVRAAGLGFLLAAVNPKNLLMAAGAGVTIGSADLSAGGSVMTVVIFTLLAGCSVALPVVVALGAGQAVEGPLARLRAGLVVHNAAVMTVVLAVIGVALVGQGIGSW comes from the coding sequence ATGAATGACGTGGTGGGCGAGGTCCTTCCCTTGGCGATGGGCGTCGCGATCAGCCCGCTTCCGGTGATCGCGGCAATTCTGATGCTGCTGTCGCCGCGGGCGCGGGCGACGAGTCTCGGGTTCCTGGCGGGGTGGCTGTCGGGAATCATCGTGGCGGCGGGCACCTTCGTCCTGGCGGCGTCGGTGCTGCCGGGCCAAGACTCGACGGGCTCGGCACCCGTTGCTGGGACGATCAAGATCGCTCTGGGGGCCCTGATGCTCGTTCTCGCTGCGCGGCAGTGGCGATCACGCCCGGTTCCCGGGGAGGATGCGCGATTGCCGAAATGGATGTCCGCGATCGATGCGATGAACGCGGTCAGAGCCGCTGGGCTCGGCTTCCTGTTGGCAGCGGTCAATCCGAAGAATTTGCTGATGGCTGCGGGAGCCGGCGTCACCATCGGATCTGCCGACCTGAGCGCCGGCGGCTCCGTGATGACGGTCGTGATCTTCACGTTGCTCGCGGGATGCTCGGTCGCACTGCCAGTCGTCGTCGCTCTCGGAGCAGGCCAAGCCGTCGAGGGTCCACTCGCTCGACTGCGCGCAGGTTTGGTGGTCCACAACGCCGCTGTCATGACCGTGGTACTGGCGGTGATCGGTGTCGCTCTGGTTGGCCAGGGAATTGGCAGCTGGTGA
- a CDS encoding YciI family protein yields MPIFYVHYTHPDEALWRVHLESHLRWIEDQVCNETLRISGPTVGASVREGNLLMAAQDRTELRALLDTDPFVHQGVVGNLTIRQIDPVFGLWNDESSFAGLTVDEILEDVGPRPLDSHPRSTTL; encoded by the coding sequence GTGCCGATCTTCTATGTCCACTACACCCACCCGGACGAGGCGCTGTGGCGCGTTCATCTGGAGTCGCATTTGCGCTGGATCGAGGATCAAGTGTGCAATGAAACGCTACGGATTTCCGGCCCCACGGTCGGTGCGTCAGTACGAGAAGGAAACCTGTTGATGGCAGCGCAGGACCGGACCGAGTTGCGAGCGCTTCTTGACACCGATCCATTCGTGCACCAAGGAGTTGTCGGGAATCTCACGATCCGCCAGATTGACCCCGTCTTCGGCTTGTGGAACGACGAGTCTTCGTTTGCCGGACTCACCGTCGATGAAATCCTCGAAGATGTAGGCCCACGCCCGCTGGACTCGCACCCTCGATCTACAACGCTATGA
- a CDS encoding Ldh family oxidoreductase: MTKELSVVEATELVTHALTASGLTTEDAAKTAEHLIDCELRGLAYGGLPRALSVAERLRSSKPSPGWRVERETPIAVTIDGRDTLGYVVAQRATELAIEKATSHGICVAAARDTWLTGMFSWYLEQVTAAGLVGLVAGNGGKTVAPHGSSEALLGTNPIAFGFPSTEDPIIWDSGTSSITYAEVVLAGRLGDELPAGSAYDPAGLPTTTPAEALAGAFTVWGGHRGSGLSLSVHLLGMLTGSPALPRRQEIGDLGFLLVAIDPGLLTDADDYKRRVAEHANRIRASRPVDPGRPVRVPFDRSREVRAESRRRGIVVVEDSVFSALTSIADPTRFNA, from the coding sequence ATGACAAAGGAACTGTCCGTCGTGGAGGCCACGGAGCTAGTCACCCATGCGTTGACCGCTTCAGGTCTGACCACCGAAGATGCGGCGAAAACAGCCGAACACCTGATCGACTGCGAGCTTCGGGGTCTTGCGTATGGAGGCCTGCCACGAGCACTCTCCGTGGCAGAAAGACTGCGCTCGTCGAAGCCGAGTCCTGGTTGGCGGGTGGAGCGCGAAACTCCCATCGCCGTCACGATCGATGGCAGAGACACACTGGGCTATGTCGTTGCGCAACGCGCCACCGAATTGGCGATCGAGAAGGCGACGAGCCATGGAATCTGCGTCGCGGCGGCCCGCGATACGTGGTTGACCGGGATGTTCTCATGGTACCTGGAGCAAGTCACAGCTGCTGGTCTGGTGGGACTGGTGGCGGGCAATGGAGGCAAGACCGTGGCCCCGCACGGGTCCTCAGAAGCTCTTCTCGGCACCAACCCCATCGCCTTCGGCTTCCCCAGCACTGAGGATCCGATCATCTGGGACTCAGGAACGTCGTCGATCACCTACGCCGAGGTGGTATTGGCCGGACGCCTCGGGGATGAGCTGCCGGCCGGCTCGGCATACGATCCGGCCGGTCTGCCGACCACAACTCCCGCTGAAGCGCTGGCCGGGGCGTTCACCGTTTGGGGTGGCCATCGCGGCTCCGGCCTTTCGCTCTCAGTGCACCTTCTCGGCATGCTCACGGGGTCGCCAGCCCTCCCGCGGCGGCAGGAGATCGGCGACCTAGGATTTTTGCTCGTAGCGATCGATCCCGGGCTTCTGACGGATGCAGATGACTACAAGCGCCGAGTTGCAGAGCACGCCAATCGCATTCGTGCGTCCCGTCCAGTCGATCCGGGCCGGCCAGTTCGCGTCCCCTTTGATCGTTCCCGCGAGGTTCGGGCGGAATCGCGACGTCGCGGCATAGTCGTCGTAGAGGACTCAGTCTTTTCGGCTCTGACCTCGATCGCCGACCCAACCAGGTTCAACGCTTGA
- a CDS encoding beta/alpha barrel domain-containing protein, giving the protein MTAERSVRLKDIAPRLTFQAYQAPTEHKVELIDRLTAAGLPAIEATSFVRPDLVPGLADAAEVMARVRRPAGVRFECCIGNERGLRDAIEAGMDGAWFLLSADDDFARNNIGRTPEDSLELLAHLREVAEGSGTTVGTYVIFAWGGPSEPARGAETFAPIGRRLREIGVDDWILADSAGYAAPKQMRNLVEGAVELNDLGRLTVQVHDARGMGLANVVELINLGVRNIDVSLGGSGGHPAMPDTPGGGICTEDVVQMLDLLGVDSGVDLDAVIAASNWLADEVGAPTLGFVRKIGSVPSHQPSDEVSAFNWSVRS; this is encoded by the coding sequence ATGACCGCTGAGCGCTCAGTCCGCCTGAAGGACATCGCCCCCCGCCTGACGTTCCAGGCGTACCAAGCACCGACCGAACACAAGGTCGAGCTGATCGACCGGCTGACAGCCGCGGGCCTGCCTGCGATTGAGGCCACTTCGTTCGTGCGACCCGACCTGGTTCCCGGGCTGGCTGATGCAGCTGAGGTCATGGCGCGCGTCCGGCGGCCGGCCGGGGTGCGGTTCGAGTGCTGCATTGGGAACGAGCGAGGGCTGCGGGACGCCATCGAGGCGGGCATGGACGGGGCGTGGTTCCTTCTGTCGGCAGATGACGATTTCGCCCGCAACAACATCGGGCGCACGCCCGAGGACTCCCTCGAGCTACTGGCTCACCTTCGGGAGGTTGCCGAAGGGTCGGGCACGACGGTGGGCACATACGTGATCTTCGCCTGGGGTGGCCCGTCCGAGCCTGCGCGCGGCGCCGAGACGTTCGCGCCAATCGGTCGCAGGCTGCGGGAGATCGGGGTTGACGACTGGATACTGGCCGACTCTGCTGGCTACGCCGCGCCGAAACAGATGCGCAACCTCGTCGAAGGCGCCGTCGAGCTCAACGACCTCGGCCGTCTGACCGTCCAGGTGCACGACGCGCGGGGCATGGGACTGGCAAACGTGGTCGAGCTCATCAACCTCGGTGTGCGCAATATCGATGTGTCGCTCGGCGGGTCAGGCGGTCACCCGGCCATGCCCGACACACCGGGCGGCGGAATCTGCACTGAGGACGTGGTCCAGATGCTCGACCTGCTTGGTGTTGACAGCGGAGTCGATCTCGACGCTGTCATCGCCGCATCGAACTGGCTCGCCGACGAAGTTGGAGCCCCTACGCTCGGCTTCGTCCGAAAAATCGGCTCAGTGCCGAGTCATCAGCCGAGCGATGAGGTCAGCGCCTTCAATTGGAGCGTGCGTTCATGA
- a CDS encoding AMP-binding protein, with protein MSERQLADLGGGTIGGLLARRAAAMPDKPALLTAGGQLSYGELDNMASQVAGGLQELGVEQGGSVAVMLRNRLEWVTSWLGIARGGYVTVPVNTAYKGTFLEHALTLTRAVALVTESAFVPAILAVRDRVPTLRYLILVDDAPVTVPDDVSVLGYDELLLKSDVSRPEVLVRPYDTAAIALTSGTTGKSKGVVTSHLMALVAARENLECMGTTSRDVLYTCLPMFHGAAQLNVCLHGFYAGATVVLSEKFSASRFWDDIRTHDVTMFNALGSVLPMLLAQPADARDRTHRVRRVFAAPAPPDVLLPFEHRFGVHIVEGYGLTEIKNVTYNPVDARKVGSIGRPTRTTQLQIQDEAGFEVPVGEVGEIVYRPLAANVMFSHYVDDAAATLATMRGMWWRTGDLGYVDSDGYYYFVDRKKDALRRRGENISSYEVETVLMASPGVIEAAAIGTPSELGEDEVLAVVEVGEVDGFDFEALFRHCDEHLPHFMVPRYYRAVSVLPRTPTGKIQKAVLRTQGLQERTWDSQQHGHAPTRIR; from the coding sequence ATGAGCGAGAGGCAACTCGCCGATCTTGGCGGCGGCACGATCGGTGGCCTGCTGGCACGCCGCGCGGCAGCGATGCCTGACAAGCCTGCACTTCTGACGGCCGGTGGCCAGCTCAGCTACGGAGAGCTCGACAACATGGCGAGTCAGGTGGCCGGCGGTCTGCAAGAGCTGGGCGTAGAGCAAGGCGGCTCCGTCGCTGTGATGTTGCGCAATCGCCTCGAGTGGGTCACGAGCTGGCTGGGCATCGCCCGTGGCGGCTACGTCACGGTGCCGGTCAACACCGCGTATAAGGGAACGTTCCTCGAGCACGCTCTCACGCTGACCCGAGCCGTCGCCCTCGTGACCGAGTCGGCGTTCGTCCCTGCGATTCTCGCCGTTCGCGACCGGGTGCCGACCCTGCGCTACCTCATCTTGGTCGACGACGCACCTGTCACGGTGCCGGACGACGTCTCCGTCCTTGGGTACGACGAACTGTTGCTCAAGTCCGATGTCAGTCGTCCCGAAGTGCTTGTGCGTCCCTATGACACCGCCGCCATCGCCTTGACCTCCGGCACCACCGGCAAGAGCAAGGGTGTCGTGACCTCCCACCTCATGGCGTTGGTTGCTGCGCGCGAGAATCTCGAGTGCATGGGGACAACATCGCGTGACGTCCTCTACACCTGTCTGCCCATGTTCCATGGAGCGGCTCAACTCAACGTCTGCCTGCACGGCTTCTATGCAGGAGCGACTGTCGTGCTGTCTGAGAAGTTCAGCGCGAGCCGCTTCTGGGACGACATCCGCACCCACGACGTGACCATGTTCAACGCGCTCGGCTCGGTCCTGCCGATGCTGTTGGCGCAGCCGGCCGATGCTCGAGATCGGACGCATCGGGTGCGGCGGGTCTTCGCTGCGCCGGCACCGCCAGACGTCCTGCTGCCGTTCGAGCACCGGTTCGGCGTGCATATCGTCGAGGGCTACGGGCTCACCGAGATCAAGAACGTCACCTACAACCCGGTCGACGCCCGCAAAGTGGGATCGATTGGAAGGCCGACACGCACCACACAGTTGCAGATCCAGGATGAGGCGGGGTTCGAGGTGCCGGTCGGTGAGGTCGGGGAGATCGTGTACCGCCCGCTCGCGGCGAATGTCATGTTCTCCCATTACGTCGATGATGCGGCGGCCACTCTCGCCACGATGCGTGGCATGTGGTGGCGCACCGGTGATTTGGGCTACGTCGACAGTGATGGCTACTACTACTTCGTCGACCGCAAGAAGGACGCGCTTCGGCGGCGTGGTGAGAACATCTCGTCGTACGAGGTCGAGACCGTGTTGATGGCGTCCCCCGGCGTGATCGAGGCGGCGGCCATCGGCACGCCGTCCGAGCTAGGAGAGGATGAGGTGCTGGCGGTCGTCGAGGTCGGGGAGGTCGACGGGTTCGACTTCGAGGCGCTTTTCCGCCACTGCGATGAACACCTGCCGCACTTCATGGTGCCTCGCTACTACCGCGCAGTGAGTGTGCTGCCACGTACGCCTACGGGCAAGATCCAGAAGGCAGTCCTACGGACTCAGGGCCTGCAGGAACGCACCTGGGACTCGCAGCAGCATGGCCACGCGCCGACGAGGATCCGCTGA